Proteins encoded within one genomic window of Candidatus Baltobacteraceae bacterium:
- a CDS encoding AraC family transcriptional regulator — protein sequence MSVTPLCRRVFIRSMEGSYVDKRWLERPLDELSRVSSEQRGWNGFRAALVEVAGGKSEPVALARHNVTMLVSPPLTTTVICDDNAATRLQQPGNFDILPAYSSVEWTDDGYSIFLAVGLEHSFVRETADDMGADPDRLAIAHRLTCRDPKIEYLLWALKAELEQEQPFGRIYADSLGVALASQLVRRWIEADPKPVRGGLPERTLKRTCAYIEERLACDLTLHDIAGQAGLGASRFGELFKRSTGVSVHRYVIRRRVERAAELITRTRLPLCEVALQAGFANQSHMALAIRRSLGVTPKRLRDAC from the coding sequence ATGAGCGTCACACCGCTCTGCCGGCGCGTGTTTATACGTTCGATGGAGGGATCGTACGTCGACAAGCGCTGGCTCGAGCGTCCGTTGGACGAGCTCTCGCGAGTCAGTTCCGAGCAACGCGGCTGGAACGGCTTTCGCGCTGCGCTGGTCGAGGTGGCCGGCGGCAAGAGCGAGCCGGTCGCGCTCGCGCGCCATAACGTGACGATGCTCGTCAGCCCGCCGCTGACGACGACCGTGATCTGCGACGACAACGCCGCCACGCGCCTGCAGCAGCCGGGGAACTTCGACATTCTGCCGGCGTACAGCTCGGTTGAGTGGACGGACGACGGCTACAGTATTTTTCTGGCGGTCGGACTGGAACATTCGTTCGTACGCGAGACGGCCGACGACATGGGAGCAGATCCGGATCGACTGGCGATCGCGCATCGTCTGACCTGCCGCGATCCGAAGATCGAGTATTTGCTGTGGGCGCTCAAAGCAGAACTCGAACAAGAGCAGCCGTTTGGGCGCATCTACGCCGACAGTTTGGGCGTCGCTTTGGCGTCGCAGCTCGTGCGGCGCTGGATCGAAGCCGACCCCAAGCCGGTAAGGGGCGGACTCCCGGAACGCACGCTCAAGCGCACCTGCGCGTACATTGAGGAGCGGCTCGCGTGCGACCTGACCCTGCACGATATCGCAGGTCAAGCGGGTTTGGGCGCATCGCGCTTCGGCGAACTCTTTAAACGCTCGACCGGAGTATCGGTGCATCGCTACGTCATTCGCCGGCGCGTGGAGCGCGCGGCAGAGCTCATCACGCGCACGCGCCTACCGCTGTGCGAGGTAGCGCTTCAGGCCGGTTTTGCCAATCAAAGTCATATGGCGCTGGCCATACGTCGATCGCTCGGCGTAACGCCCAAACGTCTACGCGACGCCTGTTGA